In Amycolatopsis sp. EV170708-02-1, the following are encoded in one genomic region:
- a CDS encoding GreA/GreB family elongation factor, whose product MSGPWLTEEAHTRLVRELATLRRPGTDDRYGDDDEITHNTHRQARIRQIEDILRGAVVGQDPPDDGIAEPGMVLTVRYDDGDTETFLLGIRDEAGHGELEVYSPDSPLGRALHGAKPGDRREYRVPSGGAVHVTLLDAKPYGRHREAAH is encoded by the coding sequence ATGTCAGGTCCTTGGCTGACCGAGGAAGCGCACACACGACTGGTGCGCGAGCTCGCGACGTTGCGGCGCCCCGGCACCGACGACCGGTACGGCGACGACGACGAGATCACGCACAACACGCACCGGCAGGCCCGGATCCGGCAGATCGAGGACATTCTGCGCGGCGCCGTCGTCGGACAGGATCCGCCCGACGACGGGATCGCCGAGCCCGGCATGGTGCTCACCGTCCGGTACGACGACGGCGACACCGAGACCTTCCTGCTCGGCATCCGCGACGAGGCAGGACATGGCGAACTCGAGGTCTACTCCCCCGATTCCCCGCTCGGCCGGGCGCTGCACGGCGCGAAACCGGGCGACCGGCGGGAATATCGGGTGCCGAGCGGCGGGGCCGTCCACGTGACCCTGCTGGACGCCAAGCCGTACGGACGGCATCGGGAGGCCGCTCACTGA
- a CDS encoding discoidin domain-containing protein: MKRRTPLAGVAVATLALLGQTLISSGTTAQAESLLSAGKPTTTSSVETAEFAGGNAVDGSTTTRWASEEGVDPQWIAVDLGGPSTVTKVRLNWEVAYAKTYKIQGSADGRTWTDIKSVTDGNGATDEHLGLNASARHIRIHGTARGTSYGYSLWELEVYGDRSGSGDTQAPTAPTGLATTGSTTNSVSLGWTASTDNVGVTEYEVLRDGNVVGTTATTTYTDSGLASGVEFGYSVRARDAAGNVSAASAVVRAATQPGGTGPITIAVGGDIANPELFSTHQATANQVARMNPQYVLTVGDNQYHKGTISEYRAHYDKTWGKFKSITKPTTGNHEWDDQLRGYKEYFGAIAYPKGLPYYSYDIGDFHFVAMDSNPIYGGGGSEQVAWLRDDLAKNTKACVIGYWHHPRFNSGEYGDKKQIAPLWNELAKVKADMVMSGHDHHYERTKPLDVNGHVDEANGVRSVITGIGGDYLYTNYKEREGVEKIFAKHGVMKLMLNGKSYSWEIYDTNGNVLDKAGPYTCR; the protein is encoded by the coding sequence ATGAAACGGAGAACACCCCTGGCCGGTGTCGCGGTGGCGACCCTGGCCCTGCTGGGGCAGACATTGATCTCTTCGGGTACCACCGCGCAGGCGGAATCCCTGCTGTCGGCGGGCAAACCGACCACCACGTCGTCGGTCGAGACCGCCGAGTTCGCCGGTGGCAACGCGGTCGACGGCAGCACCACGACCAGATGGGCCAGCGAGGAAGGGGTCGATCCGCAATGGATCGCCGTCGACCTCGGTGGGCCATCGACCGTCACCAAGGTCAGGCTGAACTGGGAAGTCGCCTACGCCAAGACCTACAAGATCCAGGGCTCGGCCGACGGCAGGACCTGGACCGACATCAAGTCGGTCACCGACGGGAACGGCGCCACCGACGAACACCTTGGCCTCAACGCGTCCGCCCGCCACATCCGAATCCACGGCACGGCCAGGGGGACGTCGTACGGCTATTCGCTGTGGGAGCTGGAAGTCTACGGTGACCGCTCCGGTAGCGGGGACACGCAGGCACCGACGGCGCCGACCGGTCTCGCCACGACGGGCAGCACCACGAACAGTGTCTCGCTCGGCTGGACCGCGTCCACCGACAACGTCGGGGTCACCGAGTACGAGGTGCTTCGCGACGGGAACGTCGTCGGGACCACGGCGACGACCACCTACACCGACTCCGGGCTGGCGTCCGGAGTGGAGTTCGGCTATTCCGTGCGGGCACGGGACGCGGCGGGCAACGTCTCCGCGGCGAGCGCGGTGGTCAGGGCGGCGACCCAGCCCGGCGGAACCGGTCCCATCACCATCGCGGTCGGGGGCGACATCGCCAACCCCGAGCTCTTCTCGACGCATCAGGCGACCGCGAACCAGGTTGCCAGGATGAACCCGCAGTACGTGCTGACCGTCGGGGACAACCAGTACCACAAGGGCACCATTTCCGAGTACCGCGCCCATTACGACAAGACGTGGGGCAAGTTCAAGAGCATCACCAAACCCACGACGGGCAACCACGAATGGGACGACCAGCTCAGGGGGTACAAGGAGTACTTCGGCGCGATCGCGTACCCGAAGGGCTTGCCGTACTACAGCTACGACATCGGCGACTTCCACTTCGTCGCGATGGACTCGAATCCGATCTACGGCGGCGGCGGTTCCGAGCAGGTGGCCTGGCTGCGCGACGACCTGGCGAAGAACACCAAGGCCTGTGTCATCGGGTACTGGCACCATCCGCGGTTCAACTCGGGGGAATACGGCGACAAGAAGCAGATCGCGCCGTTGTGGAACGAGCTGGCCAAGGTGAAGGCGGACATGGTGATGTCCGGGCACGACCATCACTACGAGCGGACGAAGCCGCTGGACGTCAACGGGCACGTCGACGAGGCCAACGGCGTGCGTTCGGTCATCACCGGCATCGGCGGGGACTACCTCTACACGAACTACAAGGAGCGTGAAGGGGTGGAGAAGATCTTCGCCAAGCACGGGGTGATGAAGCTGATGCTGAACGGGAAGTCCTACTCCTGGGAGATCTACGACACCAACGGGAACGTACTCGACAAGGCGGGTCCGTACACCTGCCGCTGA
- a CDS encoding FAD-binding oxidoreductase, with protein sequence MGELDRIDGGPRSAIVIGAGVVGLSTAWFLQERGVNVTVVDRAGIAAGASWGNAGWLSPGLSIPLNEPGVLRYGLRTLLDRQAPLHVPPSPDPRLWSFLARFAANCTSRSWTRAVEANAPLNEECLEAFDVLTANGVDAPTIEAPITAAFGTADQAAGLISELRRIEEAGQGISWTRLTAAELAERFPQATARLGAGVRIDGQRYVDPGRFVESLARSVVSRGGTIRHKFEVASLRAYRHALSVRSKTGQTVNANAVVLATGAWLGDLGRKWGVKAPVRAGRGYSFTVPTDRPVPGPLYLPDIRVACTPYREGLRVAGTMEFRKPDARLDPARIAAIIASARPFLTGLDWDGRTDEWVGSRPVTTDGRHVIGATSTPGLYVAGGHGMWGLTHGPITGRLLAEHITTGKQPEALRPFDPLRR encoded by the coding sequence ATGGGCGAGCTCGACCGGATCGACGGCGGCCCGCGTTCGGCGATCGTGATCGGGGCCGGCGTGGTCGGCCTGTCGACCGCGTGGTTCTTGCAGGAACGCGGCGTCAACGTCACCGTGGTGGACCGCGCGGGCATCGCGGCGGGAGCGTCGTGGGGCAACGCCGGCTGGCTCTCCCCCGGGCTCTCGATCCCGCTCAACGAACCCGGCGTCCTGCGCTACGGGCTGCGGACGCTGCTGGACCGGCAGGCCCCGCTGCACGTTCCGCCGTCACCCGATCCGCGGCTGTGGTCGTTCCTCGCCCGGTTCGCCGCGAACTGCACGAGCCGGTCGTGGACCCGCGCGGTCGAGGCGAACGCACCGCTGAACGAGGAATGCCTGGAAGCCTTCGACGTCCTCACCGCGAACGGGGTGGACGCGCCGACCATCGAAGCGCCGATCACCGCGGCGTTCGGGACGGCGGACCAGGCCGCCGGGCTGATCAGCGAACTGCGGCGTATCGAAGAAGCGGGACAGGGCATCTCCTGGACCCGCCTCACCGCGGCCGAGCTCGCCGAGCGGTTCCCCCAGGCCACGGCCAGGCTCGGCGCCGGTGTCCGGATCGACGGGCAGCGCTACGTCGACCCGGGCCGGTTCGTCGAGTCGCTGGCACGGTCGGTGGTGAGCCGGGGCGGCACGATCCGTCACAAATTCGAGGTCGCTTCCCTGCGCGCGTACCGTCACGCGCTGAGCGTGCGCTCGAAGACAGGACAGACGGTGAACGCCAACGCGGTCGTGCTGGCGACCGGGGCCTGGCTCGGAGACCTCGGCCGCAAGTGGGGCGTCAAGGCCCCCGTGCGGGCCGGACGCGGCTACTCCTTCACCGTGCCGACCGACCGCCCGGTGCCCGGACCGCTCTACCTGCCGGACATCCGCGTGGCGTGCACGCCGTACCGCGAAGGGCTCCGCGTGGCCGGGACGATGGAGTTCCGGAAACCGGACGCGCGGCTGGATCCGGCCCGGATCGCCGCGATCATCGCCTCGGCGCGGCCTTTCCTCACCGGCCTGGACTGGGACGGGCGCACTGACGAGTGGGTCGGTTCCCGCCCCGTCACCACCGACGGACGGCACGTGATCGGCGCGACGAGCACACCCGGACTCTACGTCGCGGGCGGCCACGGCATGTGGGGACTGACCCACGGCCCGATCACCGGCCGCCTGCTGGCCGAGCACATCACCACGGGCAAACAGCCCGAGGCATTGCGTCCCTTCGACCCCCTTCGCCGATGA
- the tgmA gene encoding putative ATP-grasp-modified RiPP: MSASNPFAPVSAQFALDGASFTPRHDDVPSPVGVRTSWSYDPVRQVAVDAGGRAVIESPMMTDPSAETTSTVDGEDGPSSEDWDND, encoded by the coding sequence ATGTCTGCATCGAACCCCTTCGCCCCGGTCAGCGCCCAGTTCGCATTGGACGGGGCGAGCTTCACACCTCGGCACGATGATGTTCCCTCGCCCGTGGGCGTGCGGACGTCATGGAGCTATGACCCAGTGCGCCAGGTGGCGGTCGATGCCGGAGGGCGGGCGGTGATCGAGTCCCCGATGATGACGGACCCGTCGGCGGAAACGACCTCGACTGTCGACGGCGAAGACGGCCCCAGCTCCGAAGACTGGGACAACGACTGA
- a CDS encoding methyltransferase domain-containing protein, with protein sequence MTAVTTPWRERARRLADELAAEGVLRAPEWRAAIEAVPRHAFVPRFHTQQPDGKWSETGADSPDWLDQVYRNQPLITALASTPRGSQVTVSSSTKPGLMIRMLEALRIDGTHRVLEIGTGTGYNAGLLTHRLGDDQVCSVDIAAEQVAAARARLHELDLRPTLAVGHGGAGLPGEAPFDRIIATCSVSAVPSSWVEQVRDGGLVLVDLKRTVHAGNLVLLTRHGDRLEGRFLPRWAGFMAMRESGGAPPDQSVDITVEVGDRSTTGLPPHPWDSLIPWLLAQSSLPSGLTFGYRGTGAHRWAVFTANEGSWCAVAVNSSGGRREVRQHGEVRIWDEFEKAHDQWRHLAEPGWGRFGLTVTADGGHRIWLDDPDGAHSWPLAPIRQ encoded by the coding sequence ATGACTGCCGTCACGACACCATGGCGTGAGCGGGCGCGCCGGCTTGCCGACGAACTCGCGGCGGAAGGGGTATTACGGGCACCAGAGTGGCGTGCCGCCATCGAGGCTGTGCCAAGGCACGCCTTCGTGCCGCGCTTCCACACCCAGCAGCCAGACGGCAAGTGGAGCGAGACCGGCGCGGACTCACCTGACTGGCTCGACCAGGTTTACCGTAACCAGCCGCTGATCACCGCGCTCGCGTCGACCCCTCGCGGTAGCCAGGTCACGGTGTCCTCGTCGACCAAGCCCGGCTTGATGATCCGCATGCTCGAAGCACTCCGAATCGACGGCACTCACCGGGTTCTCGAAATCGGGACCGGGACCGGATACAACGCCGGGCTGCTCACTCACCGTCTCGGTGACGACCAAGTCTGTTCGGTGGACATCGCCGCCGAGCAGGTCGCCGCGGCCAGGGCCCGTCTGCACGAACTCGACCTGCGTCCGACGCTCGCCGTCGGACACGGCGGCGCCGGTCTACCCGGCGAGGCGCCCTTCGATCGCATCATCGCGACCTGTTCGGTTTCGGCCGTCCCTTCGTCGTGGGTGGAACAGGTCCGTGACGGCGGCCTCGTCCTGGTCGACCTCAAACGCACCGTGCACGCCGGCAATCTCGTCCTCCTCACCCGTCACGGCGACCGGCTCGAAGGCAGGTTCCTGCCCCGATGGGCCGGTTTCATGGCCATGCGGGAGAGCGGCGGGGCACCGCCCGACCAGTCCGTCGACATCACCGTCGAGGTCGGTGACCGCTCCACCACCGGGCTGCCGCCGCACCCTTGGGATTCCTTGATTCCCTGGCTGCTGGCCCAATCCTCCCTGCCGTCGGGACTGACGTTCGGCTATCGCGGTACGGGCGCCCACCGGTGGGCCGTGTTCACCGCGAACGAAGGCTCCTGGTGCGCGGTCGCGGTGAACTCCTCCGGCGGGCGCCGTGAGGTCCGCCAACACGGTGAGGTGCGGATCTGGGACGAGTTCGAGAAGGCTCACGATCAATGGCGGCACCTCGCCGAGCCGGGCTGGGGTCGCTTCGGCCTGACCGTGACCGCTGATGGAGGTCATCGGATCTGGCTCGACGATCCTGACGGCGCACACTCCTGGCCCTTGGCGCCGATTCGTCAGTGA
- a CDS encoding DUF6389 family protein — MDQDEYRRRLRRVLDAHSDDVATRLRVIVEAIGDTVESVQIEVFPDQDGEGTFDIWARFDGPDSYVLNKPIDEHRHLFGVVHEETGWEPDVPPLPRGLSADLIVDTVVDWLDSVWTRTFDRTPSVPVEVSSPDGYGSAAQIPRTCPM; from the coding sequence GTGGACCAAGACGAGTACCGCCGCCGACTTCGCCGCGTCCTCGACGCGCATTCCGACGACGTCGCCACGCGGCTGAGGGTGATCGTCGAGGCGATCGGCGACACCGTCGAAAGCGTGCAGATCGAGGTCTTCCCCGACCAGGACGGTGAGGGCACCTTCGACATCTGGGCGCGGTTCGACGGCCCGGATTCCTACGTCCTCAACAAACCCATCGACGAGCACCGCCACCTGTTCGGCGTCGTCCACGAGGAAACCGGCTGGGAACCGGATGTTCCGCCGCTCCCACGGGGCCTCTCGGCGGACCTCATCGTGGACACGGTCGTCGACTGGCTCGACTCGGTCTGGACCCGGACGTTCGATCGGACGCCGTCGGTTCCGGTGGAGGTGTCGTCCCCGGACGGCTACGGCTCGGCCGCCCAGATACCGCGGACATGCCCGATGTGA
- a CDS encoding GntR family transcriptional regulator → MAVGAIKGLSSIGGRRNLRDEVIENLRGAVISGEMRPGVVYSAPTLAEQFGVSATPVREAMLDLVKEGLMETVRNKGFRVTEPSERELDDVTELRALIEVPTVRRVAETGADADALKRLRELAAEIERAAVEQDLIGHVRFDMEFHLSLLGLAGNEHLVEVVRSLRVRARIYGLKVLAERGQLASSAREHAQLVDLVEARDADGAEALMRRHIGHVRGIWAAEP, encoded by the coding sequence ATGGCTGTGGGCGCGATCAAGGGGCTGTCCTCGATCGGTGGCCGTCGCAACCTGCGCGACGAGGTCATCGAGAACCTTCGCGGTGCCGTGATCTCGGGCGAGATGCGCCCCGGTGTCGTCTACTCCGCGCCGACGCTGGCCGAACAGTTCGGCGTGTCCGCGACACCGGTGCGGGAGGCGATGCTCGACCTCGTCAAGGAAGGGCTCATGGAGACCGTGCGCAACAAGGGTTTCCGGGTCACCGAGCCATCCGAACGCGAACTCGACGACGTCACCGAGCTACGCGCCCTGATCGAGGTGCCCACCGTGCGCCGCGTCGCCGAGACCGGCGCCGACGCCGACGCGCTGAAGCGGCTCCGCGAGCTCGCGGCCGAGATCGAACGCGCTGCCGTCGAGCAGGACCTCATCGGACACGTCAGGTTCGACATGGAGTTCCATCTCTCGCTGCTCGGCCTGGCCGGTAACGAACACCTCGTCGAAGTCGTCCGGTCGTTGCGCGTCCGAGCGCGGATCTACGGCCTCAAGGTCCTCGCCGAACGCGGGCAACTCGCCTCGTCAGCGCGCGAGCACGCTCAACTCGTCGACCTCGTCGAGGCTCGTGACGCCGACGGCGCCGAGGCGCTCATGCGGCGTCACATCGGGCATGTCCGCGGTATCTGGGCGGCCGAGCCGTAG
- a CDS encoding peptide deformylase, whose protein sequence is MTTGVPDSAAAKESEAAANVFAAELERWRDVRGYSRASLAKAMGYDRSYVSKVLSGTERPSESFAAQAEAALRAGGALQAAFRDFEVNRPTRTRPSAPSHADSPTATGGLVVEHDDATLRYENGIYRLTQRRHLVNRGVEPITRYLIRISVDRFPGDPERSNQLYGEDPLTWDEIDLHAWHGRSRATSMTWTVHHDRAAFKEVWLLFAGDRGHFPLYPGESCWIDYEYTVSEHHWGNWFQRAVRLPTRTLSVCLDFPSDLSPAVWGLHTSMTAQAMPFATAISRNDTDGRSTFSWACEDPPLHARYRLEWDFRSHPTHADGPPPQPSTTMAALGIVQDPAPALRRVARRFDLPAEAEDARRVVAELNAACERVAQAHTFGKGMGIAAPQIGVDRAAAIVRTPDGEGITLFNPTIIEESGDTDEQYEGCLSFFDVRGQVPRPHVIHVEHTTIDGYTKITVFERGVARLVAHEVDHLHGRLYVDRMRQGVVPIPVEQYRGTGSAWKY, encoded by the coding sequence ATGACAACGGGCGTGCCAGACAGCGCGGCCGCCAAGGAGTCGGAGGCGGCGGCGAACGTGTTCGCCGCCGAGCTGGAACGGTGGCGCGACGTACGCGGATACTCCCGCGCCTCGCTGGCCAAGGCGATGGGCTACGACCGCTCGTATGTGTCGAAGGTGCTCTCCGGTACCGAACGCCCCTCGGAATCCTTCGCCGCCCAAGCGGAAGCCGCACTGCGCGCCGGAGGCGCCCTCCAGGCCGCTTTCCGAGACTTCGAAGTCAATCGTCCAACCCGTACCCGGCCCTCGGCCCCTTCGCACGCCGACTCACCCACGGCGACCGGTGGGCTGGTGGTCGAGCATGACGACGCGACCCTGCGCTACGAGAACGGCATCTACCGGCTCACCCAGCGCCGCCATCTGGTCAACCGCGGCGTCGAACCGATCACCCGCTACCTGATCCGCATCTCCGTCGACCGTTTCCCCGGCGATCCGGAACGTTCCAATCAGCTGTACGGCGAAGACCCACTGACCTGGGACGAGATCGACCTTCACGCTTGGCATGGCCGTTCTCGCGCGACATCGATGACGTGGACCGTCCATCACGACCGTGCCGCGTTCAAGGAGGTCTGGCTGCTTTTCGCGGGCGACCGCGGGCACTTTCCTCTTTATCCTGGGGAATCCTGCTGGATCGACTACGAATACACCGTCAGTGAGCACCACTGGGGGAACTGGTTCCAGCGTGCTGTCCGGCTCCCCACCCGCACTCTGTCGGTGTGCCTGGACTTCCCCTCCGACCTCTCCCCCGCCGTCTGGGGCCTGCACACCTCCATGACCGCACAGGCCATGCCTTTCGCGACCGCCATCAGCCGGAACGACACAGACGGCCGCAGCACCTTCTCCTGGGCATGCGAAGACCCGCCCCTGCATGCCCGATACCGACTCGAGTGGGACTTTCGTTCTCACCCGACCCACGCGGATGGGCCGCCGCCCCAGCCGAGCACGACCATGGCCGCACTGGGCATCGTCCAGGACCCCGCGCCGGCGCTTCGTCGTGTCGCCCGGCGCTTCGATCTACCCGCTGAGGCCGAGGACGCACGCCGAGTCGTCGCGGAGCTCAACGCCGCATGTGAGCGGGTGGCCCAGGCGCATACCTTCGGGAAGGGCATGGGAATCGCGGCCCCGCAGATCGGGGTCGATCGCGCCGCCGCGATCGTTCGCACCCCGGACGGAGAAGGCATCACGCTCTTCAATCCCACGATCATCGAGGAAAGCGGTGACACGGACGAGCAATATGAAGGGTGCCTGAGCTTCTTCGACGTTCGCGGCCAAGTTCCACGCCCGCATGTCATCCACGTCGAACACACCACCATCGACGGCTACACCAAGATCACCGTGTTCGAGCGCGGCGTCGCCCGGCTCGTCGCCCACGAGGTCGACCACCTCCACGGACGCCTCTACGTCGACCGTATGCGCCAGGGTGTCGTCCCGATCCCGGTCGAGCAGTACCGCGGCACCGGATCAGCCTGGAAGTACTGA
- a CDS encoding CdaR family transcriptional regulator: MVTLDRLVNVLGGYGARLWCCPVSREVALRDVVMHDAADPRDLRGDVYLAVGTDSVAAAVDLAVAAHASVVLVRGSAPDTAAAERAERGGVAVLLVEPDVSWGQLAGVVYGLVLEGRETESGRGPTDLFALADSLADALGSAVTIEDRLSRVLAYSSRQHLADRARLETILGRLVPEPVRELFERRGVFAHLAGSDEPLFVEADPDHGLTGRMVVAVRAGRELLGSIWVECDRPLTDARRAVLRDSSRTVGLHLLRSRASADLERQVESDLVIRLVEGTPDAAAVLSRLGLPPGRFRVIALQAHIGDERHAALLLAFERATTGFGWSRPGRSTLFSNTVYTVLPGDDVEAARAWVASIREALPRQVTMLAGIGAGAASAELPASRLEADECLALHSVRPGTSSAIAYDEAWDDILVQRLRAAAASGRAPARGPITELRRHDSANATSYVATLRAWLEAQGDLAEAAERLEVHPNTIRYRLRKMAEVTELRLDQPAKRLAMIIELAVSDPAP; the protein is encoded by the coding sequence ATGGTGACGCTGGATCGGCTCGTGAACGTCCTCGGTGGATACGGGGCGCGGTTGTGGTGCTGTCCCGTATCGCGCGAGGTGGCGCTGCGTGACGTGGTGATGCACGACGCCGCCGACCCGCGTGACCTGCGCGGGGACGTGTACCTCGCCGTCGGGACGGACTCCGTCGCGGCCGCCGTCGACCTGGCCGTGGCGGCGCACGCGTCGGTCGTCCTGGTCCGCGGATCGGCGCCGGACACCGCGGCCGCCGAGCGGGCGGAACGCGGCGGTGTCGCGGTGCTGCTGGTGGAACCGGACGTGTCCTGGGGGCAGCTCGCCGGCGTGGTCTACGGACTCGTGCTGGAGGGCCGCGAGACCGAGTCGGGCCGCGGGCCGACCGACCTGTTCGCACTGGCCGACAGCCTGGCGGACGCGCTCGGCAGCGCGGTGACCATCGAGGACCGGCTGTCCCGCGTCCTCGCCTACTCCAGCCGTCAGCATCTGGCCGACCGGGCCCGGCTGGAGACGATCCTGGGCAGGCTCGTCCCGGAGCCGGTGCGCGAACTGTTCGAGCGGCGGGGCGTGTTCGCGCATCTCGCCGGCTCCGACGAGCCGCTGTTCGTCGAGGCCGATCCCGACCACGGGCTGACCGGACGCATGGTCGTCGCGGTCCGCGCGGGCCGGGAGCTGCTGGGCTCGATCTGGGTGGAATGCGACCGGCCGCTGACCGACGCCCGGCGCGCGGTCCTGCGGGACAGCTCGCGCACGGTCGGCCTGCACCTGCTGCGCTCACGGGCGAGCGCGGATCTGGAGCGCCAGGTCGAATCGGATCTGGTCATCCGGCTGGTGGAGGGCACACCGGACGCGGCGGCCGTGCTCAGCAGGCTCGGCCTGCCGCCCGGCCGGTTCCGGGTGATCGCGCTGCAGGCCCATATCGGCGACGAGCGTCATGCCGCGCTGCTGCTCGCGTTCGAGCGGGCGACCACCGGTTTCGGCTGGTCACGCCCGGGCCGTAGCACGTTGTTCAGCAACACCGTCTACACCGTTCTGCCCGGGGACGACGTCGAGGCGGCCAGGGCGTGGGTCGCTTCGATCCGCGAGGCACTGCCACGGCAGGTGACGATGCTGGCAGGCATCGGGGCCGGCGCGGCGTCGGCGGAGCTGCCCGCCAGCAGGCTGGAAGCCGACGAATGTCTCGCGCTGCACAGCGTGCGTCCCGGCACGAGCTCCGCGATCGCCTACGACGAGGCCTGGGACGACATCCTGGTGCAACGGCTGCGGGCGGCCGCGGCGTCCGGCCGGGCACCGGCCCGCGGCCCGATCACCGAGCTGCGGCGGCACGACAGCGCGAACGCCACCAGTTACGTCGCGACGCTGCGCGCCTGGCTCGAGGCGCAGGGGGATCTCGCCGAGGCGGCCGAGCGGCTGGAGGTGCACCCCAACACGATCCGCTACCGGCTGCGGAAGATGGCCGAAGTGACCGAACTGCGCCTCGACCAGCCCGCGAAACGGCTGGCGATGATCATCGAGCTGGCCGTGTCCGACCCCGCCCCTTGA
- the tgmB gene encoding ATP-grasp ribosomal peptide maturase has product MTVLILAPERDFTADRVVVALERRGTPVARVDTAWFPRHTEIDARLRNGRWVGTLSAHGRTISLEGLRSVWYRNPSAFAFPAELSATERSWAMSESKLGLGGVLASLPVRWINHPSRNADAAYKPVQLVTAARCGLIVADTLVTTIHASVSDFVDGGETITKAFGAASIIEDGGRKTIFTERVSSENVADLRGLATAPHQFQRWIPKAHEARVIVVGEHIFAAGIHARTPETYLDYRNGYPNLSYCRLEPPDTVASGVLRYCRDLGLVYGAFDFVIRPDGEWVFLECNAGGQYGWIENAIAAPITDTIADQLAEGGTP; this is encoded by the coding sequence ATGACGGTCCTCATCCTCGCACCCGAACGGGACTTCACCGCCGACCGGGTGGTCGTGGCGTTGGAGCGACGCGGCACGCCGGTCGCACGTGTCGACACCGCGTGGTTCCCGCGGCATACCGAGATCGATGCGCGGTTACGGAACGGCCGATGGGTGGGGACCTTGTCCGCTCACGGACGGACGATCTCACTCGAGGGATTGCGGTCGGTGTGGTATCGCAATCCCTCGGCGTTCGCTTTCCCCGCCGAGCTTTCGGCGACCGAGCGGAGCTGGGCCATGAGCGAGAGCAAACTCGGCCTCGGTGGCGTGCTCGCCTCGCTGCCCGTGCGGTGGATCAACCACCCATCGCGCAATGCCGACGCCGCCTACAAGCCCGTCCAGCTCGTCACCGCCGCCCGCTGCGGGCTCATCGTGGCCGACACCCTCGTCACCACCATCCACGCCTCGGTCAGCGACTTCGTCGACGGCGGCGAGACGATCACCAAGGCATTCGGCGCGGCCTCGATCATCGAGGATGGCGGCCGCAAGACCATCTTCACCGAAAGAGTCAGCAGCGAGAACGTGGCCGACCTGCGTGGTCTGGCGACCGCCCCGCACCAGTTTCAACGCTGGATCCCCAAAGCCCACGAAGCAAGGGTCATCGTGGTCGGTGAGCACATCTTCGCCGCTGGGATCCATGCCCGAACCCCGGAGACCTATCTGGACTACCGCAACGGCTATCCGAACCTGAGCTACTGCCGGCTGGAACCGCCCGACACGGTCGCGAGTGGAGTGCTGCGTTACTGCAGAGACCTCGGGCTCGTATACGGGGCTTTCGACTTCGTCATCCGTCCGGACGGGGAATGGGTCTTCCTGGAGTGCAATGCGGGCGGCCAGTATGGGTGGATCGAAAACGCCATCGCCGCACCGATCACCGACACCATCGCCGACCAGCTCGCCGAAGGAGGGACGCCATGA